A genomic window from Bacteroidota bacterium includes:
- a CDS encoding PQQ-binding-like beta-propeller repeat protein, whose translation MKNKQLAIIVLSLILVASCVSKSPDISKWRGPNEDGKFPDKGLLTEWPENGPTVAWKYDQLGKGYSSPAFTSDRFYITGTPDSVGFIYSFDHEGNLKWKKEYGPEWMLNFPGSRPTPTIYGDLGYVMSSVGVVYCFNTKDGENIWTVDLMKTYGAPQIKFGMTEVIRVDENKIYCTPGGTKSNVIALNRFTGDLVWESKGSGTPSAYCPITIFNHGGVKYLATVTALNVMALNAENGEVAWTFPTNNESAIHGNSPLYRDGNLFIMNGWENGSFLLKIAEDGKSIERVWENDLMDLENGDAMLFGDNLFGSNWEQKGFSCVDWKTGIEKFTTKEFNSGTFIFADGLFYWYGINGQVGLVKANDDSFEVISTFQLEGKKSRDHSAHPVIHKKKLYIRYDSTLWAFDIAL comes from the coding sequence ATGAAAAATAAGCAATTGGCAATTATCGTGCTATCGCTAATTCTGGTAGCGAGTTGTGTAAGCAAATCCCCGGATATTAGTAAGTGGAGAGGACCAAATGAGGATGGCAAATTCCCTGATAAAGGATTATTAACTGAATGGCCTGAAAATGGGCCAACCGTTGCTTGGAAATACGATCAACTGGGCAAAGGATATTCATCCCCGGCATTTACATCCGATCGTTTTTACATCACCGGAACTCCTGACAGCGTTGGCTTTATTTATTCATTCGACCATGAGGGAAATCTCAAATGGAAAAAAGAATACGGTCCTGAATGGATGCTGAACTTTCCCGGATCTCGGCCTACACCAACAATTTATGGTGACCTGGGATATGTTATGAGTAGCGTTGGGGTTGTTTATTGCTTTAATACCAAAGATGGTGAAAATATTTGGACAGTTGATTTAATGAAAACTTATGGAGCACCCCAAATTAAATTTGGAATGACGGAGGTTATTAGAGTTGATGAAAATAAAATTTATTGTACTCCAGGTGGTACCAAGTCAAATGTAATTGCGCTGAATCGTTTTACAGGCGATTTGGTTTGGGAAAGTAAAGGATCCGGAACCCCAAGTGCTTACTGCCCGATCACAATCTTTAATCATGGAGGTGTAAAATACTTGGCTACTGTTACTGCATTAAATGTGATGGCCCTGAATGCTGAAAATGGTGAAGTAGCATGGACATTTCCTACAAACAATGAATCCGCCATTCATGGAAATTCACCGCTATATCGCGACGGTAACTTATTCATTATGAACGGATGGGAAAACGGTAGTTTTTTACTTAAGATTGCCGAAGACGGTAAAAGTATAGAGCGGGTTTGGGAGAACGATCTGATGGATTTAGAAAATGGCGATGCCATGTTGTTTGGGGATAATTTATTTGGATCCAACTGGGAGCAAAAAGGCTTTAGTTGCGTTGATTGGAAGACCGGCATTGAAAAGTTCACCACCAAGGAATTTAATTCGGGTACTTTTATTTTTGCTGATGGTTTATTTTACTGGTATGGAATCAATGGACAAGTTGGTTTGGTTAAAGCCAACGACGATTCTTTCGAAGTGATAAGTACTTTTCAACTAGAAGGAAAAAAAAGCCGTGATCATTCTGCGCATCCTGTAATTCATAAAAAGAAATTATATATCAGATATGATTCCACTTTGTGGGCCTTTGATATCGCATTATAA
- the kynU gene encoding kynureninase — MNNFLKKATELDNCDPLLPFRNRFYIDNDQVIYLDGNSLGRLPKQTKELINEVVEKQWGDKLINSWNENWIGLPKRLSSKIAKLIGAEEDEVFVGDTTSLNLYKLAHSALSLDKTKTKIISDSLNFPTDLYIIQGLINQQFKTLKLELVESEDGIQVSESMISKLLDKHTALVSLSHVAFKSSFMYDMKRITELAHLNKALIVWDLSHSVGAVPINLNGSGADMAVGCTYKYLNGGPGAPAFLYVRKALQEKMTNPIWAWFSHSEPFKFSNNYAASNSIEKFATGTPSVISLAAIEPGLDIALEAGMDKIRDKSIRQSTFMIEMIHDLLSPLGFIIASPLKSDIRGSHVSIQHPEAYRISQAMIAPNDSSKSIIPDFRPPNNIRLGIAPLYNSFIDIYETIVRIQAIVAENQFQHYSLERKHVT; from the coding sequence ATGAATAATTTTTTAAAGAAAGCAACAGAACTCGACAATTGTGATCCACTTTTGCCGTTTAGGAATAGATTTTACATTGATAATGATCAAGTTATCTATCTCGATGGAAATTCATTGGGCAGACTTCCTAAGCAAACAAAAGAACTCATAAATGAGGTCGTTGAAAAGCAATGGGGAGATAAATTGATCAACAGTTGGAATGAAAACTGGATTGGGCTGCCAAAAAGGCTTTCTTCAAAGATAGCAAAGCTGATTGGCGCAGAAGAAGATGAAGTTTTTGTTGGTGATACAACTTCATTAAACCTCTATAAACTAGCACATTCAGCACTTAGTTTAGACAAAACCAAAACCAAAATAATTTCTGATTCATTAAATTTCCCAACTGATTTATACATAATTCAGGGATTGATTAATCAGCAATTTAAGACCCTTAAACTTGAGTTGGTTGAAAGTGAAGATGGTATCCAAGTATCTGAAAGTATGATATCTAAGCTATTGGATAAACATACAGCTTTGGTCAGTTTGAGCCATGTTGCCTTTAAAAGTTCATTCATGTACGACATGAAACGGATTACTGAATTGGCTCATCTTAATAAGGCCTTGATAGTATGGGACTTAAGTCATTCAGTTGGGGCTGTACCCATCAATCTTAACGGAAGTGGTGCAGATATGGCCGTAGGTTGTACTTATAAATATTTGAATGGTGGACCTGGAGCACCTGCTTTTCTATACGTTCGAAAAGCGTTACAAGAAAAAATGACAAATCCTATATGGGCCTGGTTTAGTCATTCCGAACCATTCAAGTTTTCGAATAACTATGCAGCCAGTAACAGCATCGAGAAATTCGCAACCGGTACACCCTCAGTAATTTCACTTGCTGCAATTGAACCAGGTTTGGATATTGCACTTGAAGCCGGTATGGATAAAATCAGGGATAAAAGCATCAGGCAAAGCACTTTTATGATCGAAATGATTCATGATTTATTATCTCCCTTGGGCTTTATAATTGCATCTCCTTTAAAATCAGACATTAGAGGTTCGCATGTTTCTATTCAACATCCGGAAGCTTATCGAATTAGCCAGGCGATGATTGCGCCCAATGATAGTTCAAAATCTATTATCCCTGATTTTCGACCACCCAATAATATCCGTTTAGGCATTGCTCCGCTTTATAATTCATTTATCGATATTTATGAGACGATTGTTCGGATTCAAGCTATTGTTGCAGAAAATCAATTTCAGCATTATAGCTTGGAAAGAAAGCATGTTACCTAA
- a CDS encoding PQQ-like beta-propeller repeat protein: protein MMLKTRVETGAISLAILTCIVVFVYWFLHSPTKDLSMSLPGMDNRPALADGASENIKIGASFMNYTTQSSNLKGSWTRFRGADFDNINKEKIPLINSWGNGPDILWEVELGEGHAAPVIQNGKAYVLDYVEERNTDALRCFSLETGEELWSRWYLVKVKRNHGMSRTVPAITEKYLVTMGPRCHVMCVDPETGDLLWGKDLVKEYGTEIPFWYTGQCPIIVDDVVILAPGGSSLLIGVDCATGEVLWETPNPDKWQMSHSSIMPMTFEGKKMYVYFAVGGIVGISAEGPDIGKILWKTNAFAPNVIAPSPVMLGNGKFYATAGYGAGAALFQLKKTGDTYSVQHLQTYKPSEGIASEQQTPILYKGRMFSVAPKDAGGLRNEFLCVDPNNPKNILWTSGKTDRFGLGPYIMADNKFFILNDDGTLTIAKVNLNSFEFLDKAKIIDGQDAWGPFALADGYLLMRDSKKMVCINIRAKN from the coding sequence ATGATGCTTAAAACCAGGGTAGAAACAGGCGCAATTTCACTTGCAATTTTAACTTGTATTGTTGTCTTTGTATACTGGTTTCTGCATAGCCCAACCAAAGATTTATCAATGAGTTTGCCGGGGATGGATAACCGTCCGGCTCTTGCTGATGGAGCCTCTGAAAATATTAAGATTGGGGCAAGTTTTATGAATTATACCACACAATCTTCAAACTTAAAAGGAAGTTGGACCCGTTTTCGCGGAGCTGACTTCGATAATATCAACAAAGAAAAAATCCCTTTGATTAATAGTTGGGGTAACGGTCCGGATATTCTGTGGGAGGTTGAGTTGGGTGAAGGTCATGCAGCACCGGTCATTCAAAATGGCAAAGCTTATGTGCTTGATTATGTTGAGGAAAGAAATACAGATGCTTTAAGATGTTTTTCGCTTGAAACAGGAGAAGAGTTATGGAGCCGATGGTATTTGGTTAAAGTAAAACGAAACCATGGCATGTCGAGAACCGTACCTGCCATCACTGAAAAGTATTTGGTAACGATGGGCCCCCGATGCCACGTGATGTGTGTTGACCCTGAAACAGGAGATTTATTATGGGGCAAAGATTTGGTGAAAGAATATGGAACTGAGATTCCATTCTGGTACACAGGTCAATGCCCGATTATTGTTGATGATGTCGTAATTTTAGCTCCAGGAGGTTCTTCCCTTCTGATTGGGGTTGATTGTGCCACAGGAGAAGTTTTATGGGAAACCCCAAATCCTGATAAGTGGCAAATGTCGCATTCTTCCATTATGCCTATGACTTTTGAAGGCAAGAAAATGTATGTTTATTTTGCAGTGGGCGGGATTGTTGGTATTTCGGCCGAAGGACCTGATATCGGAAAAATATTATGGAAAACAAATGCATTCGCACCAAACGTAATTGCGCCATCACCGGTTATGCTGGGAAATGGTAAATTTTATGCAACGGCAGGCTATGGTGCCGGTGCCGCATTATTTCAATTAAAAAAGACTGGCGACACCTATTCGGTTCAACACCTTCAAACCTATAAACCAAGCGAAGGAATTGCTTCTGAACAGCAAACACCCATTCTATATAAAGGTAGAATGTTTTCTGTCGCACCGAAAGATGCAGGCGGACTCCGTAATGAGTTTTTGTGTGTGGATCCAAACAATCCTAAAAACATTTTATGGACGAGTGGTAAAACAGATCGTTTTGGACTGGGGCCATACATCATGGCGGATAATAAATTTTTTATTTTAAATGATGATGGCACCTTAACGATTGCCAAAGTCAATTTAAATTCTTTCGAATTTCTGGACAAGGCAAAAATCATAGATGGTCAGGATGCCTGGGGACCTTTTGCATTGGCCGATGGGTACTTATTGATGCGTGATTCAAAGAAAATGGTTTGTATAAATATCAGAGCTAAAAACTAA
- a CDS encoding PQQ-like beta-propeller repeat protein encodes MKINSQICLSILSLILLASCSTQEISNTITQSEWRGPNRDGIYAEKGLLTEWPEDGPALLWKFTELGEGFSSPTFVGETMFISGTLDSISYLFNLDMNGKLLWKKAYGKEWMKSYPGVRSSPTIVGEQVYILSGIGELLCLSVENGDLIWKKDLPSEFGAQPTQYGMSENLLIEGDALFCTPGGVEYNVIALNRFTGELIWSNKGMSEKSAYCNPRIIAIVKEKYYITMTDKSALSINITTGELAWSYPLDGIKNGAHANSPYYRDGYLFLMDGFEVGAYMLKIAADGKSAERVWKNEIMDETQGHSVVVGDNVYGSAESKNKLVCLDWKTGEVKFELRKFAPGTTIYADNHIYIYGYSGVVGLVEPTQSEFIDKGSFKLPKRSELHIAHPVIHNGVLYIRYVNELMAYDIKKK; translated from the coding sequence ATGAAAATTAATTCACAGATATGCTTGTCAATTCTATCTTTGATTTTATTGGCATCTTGTTCAACCCAGGAAATTTCAAATACAATTACCCAATCTGAATGGAGAGGTCCGAATAGGGATGGAATCTATGCAGAAAAAGGATTATTAACTGAATGGCCTGAGGATGGCCCTGCGCTATTATGGAAATTTACTGAGTTGGGCGAAGGTTTTTCATCCCCTACTTTTGTTGGTGAAACAATGTTTATCAGTGGTACTCTTGATAGTATCAGTTACCTGTTCAATTTGGATATGAATGGTAAGTTATTGTGGAAAAAGGCCTATGGAAAAGAATGGATGAAATCTTATCCCGGAGTTAGATCTTCACCCACAATTGTTGGCGAACAGGTTTATATTTTAAGTGGAATCGGAGAATTGTTATGCTTGTCTGTTGAAAATGGTGATCTTATTTGGAAAAAAGATCTTCCTTCTGAATTTGGTGCCCAGCCTACGCAGTATGGAATGTCCGAGAATTTATTAATAGAAGGGGATGCTCTTTTTTGTACTCCCGGTGGAGTAGAGTATAATGTGATTGCATTGAACCGCTTTACAGGTGAATTAATTTGGAGTAATAAAGGGATGAGCGAAAAAAGTGCTTATTGCAATCCTCGGATAATCGCCATTGTCAAAGAAAAATATTACATCACAATGACTGATAAATCAGCACTTTCAATTAATATCACCACAGGCGAACTTGCATGGAGCTATCCTTTAGATGGAATAAAAAATGGAGCTCATGCCAATTCTCCTTATTACCGTGATGGATATCTGTTTTTAATGGATGGTTTTGAAGTTGGGGCATATATGCTAAAAATAGCTGCTGACGGTAAAAGTGCAGAAAGGGTCTGGAAAAATGAGATCATGGACGAAACACAAGGTCATTCGGTAGTGGTTGGAGATAATGTATATGGTTCAGCCGAATCGAAAAACAAATTGGTGTGCCTTGATTGGAAGACAGGAGAAGTAAAATTCGAACTTCGAAAGTTTGCTCCCGGCACCACAATTTATGCAGATAATCATATCTATATTTATGGTTACAGTGGCGTGGTTGGCTTGGTAGAACCTACCCAATCTGAATTCATCGATAAAGGTTCTTTCAAATTACCTAAGCGAAGCGAACTACATATTGCACATCCGGTTATTCACAATGGCGTTCTTTATATCCGTTATGTGAATGAACTTATGGCTTACGATATCAAAAAAAAGTAA
- a CDS encoding PQQ-binding-like beta-propeller repeat protein, with the protein MKSIQTLILSLIVLSFTSCGSSQKDSAESLQWRGPNRDGIFNEKNLLDEWPEQGPELLWKYEQLGAGHSSVAFGGEKVFTLGTNLEDSLTSLFAFSKSGELLWKKELGKEWMTTWPAERSTPLILDGKGYVFDGLGVMYCFSIEDGTLIWQRKLIDELAGRNSQHGVHENLIIDGNRLFCTIGGEESNIIALDKETGETLWVSKGTGEMNAYCSPTIIEHFGKKYYITMTFNALVSVDIENGEVAWKQELTEPKYGIHASVPLYHDGLLFIIEGYRDGSRMFKIADDGLSAEMIWRHDSIGPQMGDAVRIGNDLYVSSSPKRKWFCIDWYTGKVKFSSDKLSEGTVIAADNKLFILTYKGVVAMVKVEVKIEIEIEICSLEVVQIAGEYAIYIYSRYANPYLRRSKVCYCIWTSES; encoded by the coding sequence ATGAAATCTATACAAACACTAATTCTAAGCCTAATTGTTTTAAGCTTTACAAGTTGTGGCTCTTCTCAGAAAGATTCTGCTGAATCCTTGCAATGGAGAGGTCCCAACCGTGATGGTATTTTTAATGAAAAAAATCTATTGGATGAATGGCCGGAACAGGGTCCTGAATTATTGTGGAAGTATGAACAACTTGGTGCAGGGCATTCTTCAGTTGCTTTTGGCGGAGAAAAGGTATTTACTCTGGGAACAAACTTGGAAGATAGTTTAACTTCCTTATTTGCATTTAGCAAATCAGGTGAACTTCTTTGGAAAAAAGAATTAGGCAAAGAGTGGATGACAACCTGGCCAGCTGAACGATCTACACCACTTATACTTGATGGAAAAGGCTATGTCTTTGATGGCTTGGGAGTGATGTATTGTTTTAGTATTGAAGATGGTACTTTAATTTGGCAGAGAAAGCTAATTGATGAGCTGGCAGGAAGAAATAGTCAACACGGAGTTCATGAAAACCTTATTATTGACGGGAATAGGTTGTTCTGTACCATCGGTGGAGAAGAAAGCAATATCATTGCCTTGGATAAGGAAACAGGTGAAACCCTTTGGGTAAGTAAAGGAACCGGAGAAATGAATGCCTATTGCTCTCCTACAATTATTGAGCATTTTGGAAAGAAATACTATATCACAATGACATTTAATGCATTGGTTTCCGTTGATATTGAAAATGGAGAAGTTGCATGGAAACAGGAACTTACAGAACCCAAATATGGTATTCATGCCAGTGTACCTTTGTATCACGATGGTTTATTATTTATCATCGAAGGATATAGAGATGGATCCAGAATGTTTAAGATTGCCGACGATGGATTAAGCGCTGAAATGATTTGGAGGCACGATTCTATTGGGCCACAAATGGGCGATGCAGTAAGAATAGGGAATGATTTATATGTTTCAAGTAGTCCGAAAAGAAAATGGTTTTGTATTGATTGGTATACTGGAAAGGTTAAATTTAGTAGTGATAAATTATCAGAAGGAACAGTCATAGCGGCTGATAATAAGCTGTTTATATTAACTTATAAAGGAGTTGTTGCGATGGTTAAGGTTGAGGTTAAGATTGAGATTGAGATTGAGATATGTTCTTTAGAAGTAGTTCAAATAGCAGGCGAATATGCAATTTATATTTATTCAAGATATGCTAATCCGTATCTTCGCAGATCTAAGGTATGTTATTGTATATGGACTTCAGAATCTTGA
- a CDS encoding PQQ-binding-like beta-propeller repeat protein, with protein MKKLILSILFVFGLLSSYSQVIDEFRGIGRTGIYNNETGLLKEWPENGPEMIWSIENIPIGHSALTKAYGMLYLTGIRDSLEFVFALSLDGKIKWQTNYGCAWNGAFPNSRCTPTIENERLYVSSGYGDLACLNAFNGDIIWQVKAMDKFEGTYGRWGIAESLIVLDNKVFFTTGGKKTTMIALDKNTGETIWMTETLKDNPSYASPILIQTEENKIIVNVTENYVVGVNSVDGEIFWKFSFGAFAGGRGRANINCNSPVYSDGKLFITGGYDHRNVMLQLSKDFKKVYFEWSDDVLDVHHGGTVKLGDYIYGSNWENNGMGRWVCLDWNTGETKYETEWINKGSIISAEGLLYCYEEKFGTVAIVKATPDEFKVISSFKIPLGSKGPYWTHPVIKDGILYVRHGDALMAYNIKE; from the coding sequence GTGAAAAAACTCATCTTATCCATATTATTTGTATTTGGTTTATTATCAAGCTATAGCCAGGTAATTGATGAATTCAGGGGCATTGGCCGAACTGGAATTTATAATAATGAAACAGGATTATTAAAAGAATGGCCTGAAAATGGCCCTGAAATGATTTGGTCGATCGAAAATATCCCAATCGGACATTCTGCATTAACAAAAGCCTATGGCATGCTCTATTTAACCGGTATCCGTGATTCCCTGGAGTTTGTATTTGCCCTAAGTTTAGACGGAAAGATCAAATGGCAGACCAATTACGGATGTGCATGGAATGGTGCTTTTCCAAATAGCAGATGTACACCTACGATCGAAAATGAACGACTTTATGTTTCAAGTGGTTATGGCGATCTGGCTTGCTTGAATGCTTTTAATGGTGACATTATATGGCAGGTGAAGGCGATGGATAAATTTGAAGGCACCTATGGAAGATGGGGGATCGCAGAGTCATTAATCGTTCTCGACAATAAAGTGTTTTTTACGACGGGAGGAAAAAAAACAACTATGATTGCACTGGATAAAAATACAGGAGAAACCATATGGATGACAGAAACACTAAAGGATAATCCATCTTATGCTTCACCAATACTAATCCAAACAGAAGAAAATAAAATTATTGTCAATGTAACTGAAAACTATGTTGTTGGCGTTAATTCTGTTGATGGTGAAATTTTTTGGAAATTCAGTTTTGGGGCGTTCGCCGGAGGCAGGGGCAGGGCAAATATAAATTGTAACAGCCCAGTATATAGCGATGGGAAATTGTTTATTACTGGTGGTTATGATCATCGTAACGTGATGCTACAATTGTCCAAAGACTTCAAAAAAGTTTATTTTGAATGGAGTGATGATGTACTTGATGTGCATCATGGTGGTACTGTTAAATTAGGCGATTATATTTATGGTTCGAACTGGGAAAATAATGGAATGGGCCGATGGGTGTGTTTGGATTGGAATACCGGAGAAACCAAATATGAAACAGAATGGATCAATAAAGGTTCGATCATATCTGCCGAAGGCTTATTGTATTGTTATGAAGAAAAATTCGGAACCGTGGCAATTGTCAAAGCTACTCCAGATGAATTTAAAGTGATAAGTTCATTTAAAATCCCATTAGGTAGTAAAGGACCCTATTGGACTCATCCGGTGATCAAAGATGGTATCTTATATGTTAGGCATGGAGATGCACTTATGGCTTATAATATTAAAGAATAA
- a CDS encoding PQQ-like beta-propeller repeat protein — protein MKLRLLALFSLLITTQLLSQNSVQWRGLNRDGKYDESGLLKSWPAEGPQLLWHFDELGDGHGSAAVTKDMVYTTGTLNGITYVFAFNNEGNLLWKSEVGKEWIESWPGVRTTPLIKDNKLYLMTGYGLIVCMNAKSGDLIWKVDIMTDYDGRNIVWGMCENLLIENEKLFCTVGGLDANVIALNKDSGKLIWKSKAKGEKSAYNTPGLIEWGGIKILVTMTEFSILGINAENGELLWSHEQTNQYSVHANSPLFKDGKLYVVSGYGRGGVMLQLSDDGKSITELWRNESLDSRMGGVILDKGRIYGGGDKSRKWVCLDWNTGTELYDSKEIASGNLIMADGLLYWYGTSGEVALVEPTNDSFKIISKFKVPYGSAQHWAHLVISGKRLYVRHGNSMMVYSISG, from the coding sequence ATGAAACTAAGACTACTTGCATTATTTAGCCTGCTAATTACCACACAGTTACTATCACAAAATTCTGTACAATGGAGAGGCTTGAACCGTGATGGAAAATACGATGAATCCGGACTTTTAAAAAGCTGGCCTGCCGAAGGCCCTCAATTGTTATGGCATTTTGATGAATTAGGTGATGGACATGGCTCGGCAGCCGTGACCAAAGATATGGTATATACTACAGGAACTTTAAACGGAATTACTTATGTTTTTGCATTCAATAATGAAGGCAATCTTCTATGGAAATCAGAAGTTGGAAAGGAATGGATAGAAAGCTGGCCAGGTGTAAGAACAACCCCTTTGATTAAAGATAACAAATTGTACTTGATGACCGGTTATGGACTTATTGTTTGTATGAATGCAAAAAGCGGAGACCTGATCTGGAAAGTGGATATCATGACCGACTATGACGGTCGAAATATTGTATGGGGGATGTGCGAAAATCTTTTGATTGAAAATGAAAAACTGTTTTGTACGGTTGGTGGGTTGGATGCCAACGTGATTGCTTTGAATAAAGATTCAGGAAAGCTTATATGGAAATCAAAGGCTAAAGGCGAAAAAAGCGCATACAATACACCCGGGCTTATCGAGTGGGGTGGTATTAAAATATTAGTTACTATGACAGAATTCTCAATTCTGGGAATTAATGCAGAAAATGGAGAATTACTTTGGAGCCATGAACAAACCAATCAATATTCAGTTCATGCTAATTCACCACTTTTTAAAGACGGAAAACTTTATGTGGTAAGCGGTTATGGTAGAGGAGGGGTAATGCTTCAACTTTCGGATGATGGGAAATCAATTACCGAATTATGGCGAAATGAAAGTCTTGATAGCCGCATGGGGGGAGTTATACTTGATAAAGGCAGGATTTATGGTGGAGGCGACAAAAGTCGTAAATGGGTTTGTCTGGATTGGAATACAGGAACAGAACTTTACGACTCGAAAGAGATCGCAAGTGGCAACTTGATTATGGCCGATGGTTTGCTTTACTGGTACGGAACGAGTGGTGAAGTTGCTTTGGTTGAGCCAACAAACGATAGTTTTAAAATTATTAGTAAATTTAAAGTTCCCTATGGTTCGGCACAACATTGGGCACACCTTGTCATATCTGGTAAAAGGCTATATGTTCGACATGGAAATTCAATGATGGTTTACTCAATTTCCGGATAA
- a CDS encoding PQQ-like beta-propeller repeat protein, with amino-acid sequence MMKKALSSTILFTLLSLLGYSQVYQWRGEGRKGIYDGTGLMTEWPENGPKMLWSKVDLPSGYSSPSIAYQTIYLTGVQDTSDVLTALDMDGNIKWQTVYGRAWLRNYPASRCTPTIEDHKLYVTSGMGEIACLDADNGSILWKVDAHGMYEGQFGMFGLSESPLILDNKLFYTTGGKKTMLIALNKTNGELIWASESMHEAPAFASPLLIEKNGIKIITTFTKNHLIGVNPDNGKILWKFDYRPYAESRARDNHANTPLYEDGSIFITSGYDRKAVKLKLTEDLASISVEWTNDVLDSQHGSVIKIGNYIYGSSWDNNTSGKWICLDWTTGQTIYEKMWNSKGPIIAAGDYLYIYDEKYGNVGLVKASPDNFDVISSFQVTLGKKGPFWPHPVINDGILYIRHEDAFMAYSIKSE; translated from the coding sequence ATGATGAAAAAAGCCTTATCGTCAACTATACTGTTTACTTTATTATCATTGCTAGGTTATTCCCAAGTTTATCAATGGAGGGGCGAAGGCCGAAAAGGAATTTATGATGGAACCGGATTAATGACTGAATGGCCCGAAAACGGGCCAAAAATGTTATGGTCAAAGGTTGATTTACCATCTGGTTATTCTTCCCCATCTATCGCTTACCAAACCATTTATCTTACTGGGGTTCAGGATACATCGGATGTACTGACGGCACTGGATATGGATGGTAATATTAAATGGCAGACCGTTTACGGAAGGGCATGGCTGAGAAACTATCCGGCCAGCCGATGTACTCCTACCATTGAAGATCATAAACTCTATGTAACCAGTGGGATGGGAGAGATTGCTTGTTTGGATGCCGATAATGGAAGCATCTTATGGAAGGTGGATGCACATGGCATGTATGAAGGGCAGTTTGGTATGTTCGGATTATCTGAGTCGCCCTTGATACTTGACAATAAATTGTTCTATACTACTGGTGGAAAAAAAACAATGTTGATTGCGTTGAATAAAACAAATGGTGAACTTATATGGGCTTCTGAAAGCATGCACGAAGCACCTGCTTTCGCTTCCCCGCTTTTAATTGAGAAAAATGGGATCAAAATTATTACAACCTTTACCAAAAATCATTTGATAGGCGTGAATCCTGACAATGGGAAAATATTATGGAAATTTGATTATCGGCCTTATGCAGAAAGCAGGGCTCGCGATAATCATGCAAATACCCCCTTGTACGAGGATGGAAGTATTTTTATTACAAGTGGTTATGATCGAAAAGCAGTCAAACTAAAATTAACTGAAGATTTGGCTTCCATTTCTGTTGAATGGACCAATGATGTGCTTGATAGTCAGCATGGTTCGGTTATTAAAATTGGAAATTATATCTATGGTTCTTCATGGGACAATAACACCAGCGGAAAATGGATCTGTCTTGACTGGACAACCGGTCAAACTATTTATGAAAAGATGTGGAATAGTAAAGGCCCAATAATAGCAGCAGGTGATTATCTGTACATTTATGATGAAAAATATGGCAATGTGGGATTGGTAAAAGCTTCACCGGATAATTTTGATGTGATCAGTTCATTTCAGGTTACTTTAGGGAAAAAAGGGCCATTTTGGCCACACCCAGTAATTAATGATGGAATATTATACATCAGGCATGAAGATGCATTCATGGCATATTCAATTAAAAGCGAATAA